In Candidatus Defluviilinea proxima, a single genomic region encodes these proteins:
- a CDS encoding protoheme IX farnesyltransferase, which produces MKDFFALSKPLIVGLLLITTYGGLVIGGKQWPSFSLTLWTLLGGALAAGGSSALNQYIDRELDKNMQRTAKRPLADGRLTSAEGLAFGLGLSLVSYYVLACFVNPLAALLSLAGIMYYVILYSVWLKKATVQNIVIGGGAGAIPPLVGYAAATGTLDWTAWILFAIIFMWTPPHFWALAIVRMKDYEKAGVPMMPVVRGEMETRRQILVYTIELVIVTLLLPMLNLAGTVYLVSALVLGGALIYAAWAVWKYGGNKLAWRMYKWSSSYLVFIFFAIMIDAVL; this is translated from the coding sequence ATGAAGGATTTCTTTGCATTATCCAAGCCCTTGATCGTTGGCTTGTTATTGATCACGACATACGGCGGGCTTGTGATCGGTGGAAAGCAATGGCCTTCTTTCTCACTGACTCTGTGGACTTTGCTCGGTGGCGCATTGGCGGCGGGCGGCTCGAGCGCACTCAATCAATACATTGACCGTGAGCTTGATAAGAACATGCAACGCACGGCGAAACGTCCGCTGGCAGATGGGCGTTTGACGAGTGCGGAAGGACTTGCGTTTGGTTTGGGATTGTCACTTGTCAGTTATTATGTGCTGGCTTGTTTTGTGAATCCTCTTGCCGCGTTACTTTCTCTGGCAGGGATCATGTACTATGTGATCTTATACAGCGTCTGGCTCAAAAAAGCGACCGTGCAGAATATCGTCATCGGTGGCGGGGCTGGGGCGATCCCTCCGCTTGTGGGCTACGCCGCCGCAACCGGTACTCTCGATTGGACGGCTTGGATCCTTTTTGCGATCATCTTCATGTGGACGCCCCCGCATTTTTGGGCATTGGCCATCGTCCGCATGAAGGATTATGAGAAGGCTGGAGTTCCCATGATGCCCGTTGTACGTGGTGAAATGGAGACCCGCAGGCAAATACTCGTGTACACGATTGAGTTGGTCATTGTCACGTTGTTGCTTCCCATGCTCAATTTGGCGGGAACGGTGTATCTAGTCTCTGCGCTGGTGCTGGGCGGCGCACTCATCTATGCGGCGTGGGCGGTTTGGAAATATGGCGGTAATAAACTTGCATGGCGCATGTATAAATGGTCTAGCTCGTATCTAGTATTCATCTTTTTTGCAATCATGATCGATGCCGTGTTGTAA
- a CDS encoding glycosyltransferase family 39 protein: MKKSITRDEWASLILLLAIVLGVFMRFNLTLLAGFAINDGGMFAVMVDDLRANHYLIPAFTTYNHLNIPFAYPPLGFYFGAITVDLFKMNAVQALRWVPSFFASLSIFALYLLSLRLFKDKYRASLSTLFFALMPRAFSWFVMGGGLTRSPGQFFMLLTLFFVLRLYEENRRTDILWAGLFGGLAVMSHPEAAVHTVVSAVLFWLMFSRKRNTFFQSVLVGVVVLLVTTPWWGTVLHYHGTEPLFNAAATGKKLIAVFNLVFFVFTEEPYATFIAILGLIGVAHRLIRRDYFLPIWMAIPFFVEGRSAAGPAAIPLAMLAAVGLTDVIFPALQNLVKKETELSNQVSPIERNVTFYLMLYLIFAAYQFGFQLSAATLYPDDQEAMYWVSNNTPVDSRFLVLTGTTSVSCDSVTEWFPALTGRQSLFTVQGTEWTKGEDFGAFIKAENDLQDCALENVSCVDSLISPAEYDYVYVSKALHVENCRPAVVRTFPYFVESVRTDKRYEVIYETDGAMIYKQR, encoded by the coding sequence ATGAAAAAATCCATCACGCGCGATGAATGGGCTTCGCTGATCTTACTGCTTGCGATTGTGCTTGGCGTATTCATGCGCTTCAACTTGACTCTGTTGGCGGGATTTGCGATCAACGATGGCGGTATGTTCGCGGTGATGGTGGATGACTTGCGCGCCAATCATTATCTGATCCCTGCATTCACAACCTACAATCATTTGAATATCCCGTTTGCTTATCCGCCACTTGGATTTTATTTCGGCGCCATCACCGTTGACCTGTTCAAGATGAATGCGGTCCAGGCGCTTCGATGGGTTCCTTCATTTTTTGCATCGCTCTCCATCTTTGCCCTTTATTTATTGTCCCTTCGGCTTTTCAAGGATAAATACCGCGCTTCACTCTCGACCTTGTTCTTTGCCCTTATGCCCCGGGCCTTTTCCTGGTTTGTGATGGGAGGTGGCCTCACACGTAGTCCTGGTCAGTTCTTTATGCTGTTGACCTTATTCTTCGTCCTGCGCCTTTATGAAGAAAACCGTCGTACTGATATTCTTTGGGCGGGTCTCTTTGGCGGATTGGCTGTGATGAGTCACCCCGAAGCCGCAGTGCATACGGTCGTCTCTGCGGTTTTGTTCTGGCTTATGTTCTCCCGTAAACGAAATACATTTTTCCAGTCGGTTTTAGTTGGTGTGGTTGTTCTACTTGTCACCACACCGTGGTGGGGGACAGTTCTTCACTATCACGGCACTGAGCCATTGTTCAATGCGGCGGCAACGGGCAAGAAACTTATTGCCGTGTTCAATCTTGTTTTCTTTGTGTTTACCGAAGAACCCTACGCAACATTTATTGCCATCTTGGGGTTGATTGGGGTTGCACACCGCCTCATCCGTAGGGACTATTTCCTCCCAATATGGATGGCTATCCCCTTCTTTGTGGAAGGGCGTAGTGCGGCTGGCCCGGCAGCGATCCCTTTGGCAATGTTAGCGGCTGTCGGGTTGACCGATGTTATTTTTCCTGCGTTGCAGAATCTCGTTAAGAAAGAGACGGAACTGTCCAATCAGGTATCGCCCATTGAAAGGAATGTCACCTTTTATTTGATGTTGTATCTTATCTTTGCGGCGTATCAATTTGGTTTTCAATTATCGGCCGCGACGTTGTACCCTGACGATCAGGAAGCCATGTATTGGGTGAGCAACAATACTCCTGTTGATTCACGTTTCCTTGTGTTGACTGGCACAACGTCTGTTTCGTGTGATTCGGTCACAGAGTGGTTCCCTGCATTGACGGGAAGACAAAGCCTGTTCACTGTGCAGGGTACTGAATGGACGAAGGGCGAGGATTTTGGAGCCTTTATCAAAGCCGAAAACGATTTACAGGATTGTGCTCTTGAGAATGTGTCCTGTGTTGATTCGTTGATTTCCCCTGCAGAATACGATTATGTATATGTTTCAAAGGCCCTGCATGTGGAAAATTGTAGACCTGCAGTTGTAAGAACCTTTCCATATTTTGTGGAAAGTGTGCGTACAGATAAGCGCTATGAAGTTATCTATGAGACTGATGGGGCGATGATTTACAAACAACGCTGA